Proteins found in one Pectobacterium atrosepticum genomic segment:
- a CDS encoding 5-dehydro-4-deoxy-D-glucuronate isomerase, with the protein MQVRQSIHSDHAKQLDTAGLRREFLIEQIFSADAYTMTYSHIDRIIVGGIMPVHSAVTIGGEVGKQLGVSYFLERRELGAINIGGAGTVTVDGERYDVGNEEAIYVGMGVKDVQFTSTDATNPAKFYYNSAPAHTTYPTRKITQADASPQTVGEDASCNRRTINKYIVPDVLPTCQLTMGLTKLAEGSLWNTMPCHTHERRMEVYFYFDMDEETAVFHMMGQPQETRHIVIKNEQAVISPSWSIHSGVGTRRYTFIWGMVGENQVFGDMDHVKVSELR; encoded by the coding sequence ATGCAAGTTCGTCAAAGCATTCACAGCGATCACGCGAAGCAGCTAGATACAGCAGGCCTGCGTCGTGAATTCCTGATCGAACAGATTTTTTCTGCCGATGCCTACACTATGACCTATAGCCACATCGACCGAATCATCGTCGGTGGCATCATGCCCGTACACAGCGCCGTAACGATTGGCGGTGAAGTGGGTAAACAACTCGGCGTTAGCTATTTCCTTGAGCGTCGCGAACTCGGAGCCATCAACATTGGCGGCGCGGGTACCGTTACTGTCGATGGCGAGCGCTATGACGTGGGTAATGAAGAAGCAATTTATGTTGGCATGGGCGTGAAAGACGTGCAGTTTACCAGCACTGATGCCACTAACCCGGCCAAGTTCTACTACAACAGCGCGCCTGCACATACGACATATCCTACCCGCAAGATTACCCAAGCTGACGCTTCACCACAAACCGTGGGAGAAGATGCAAGCTGTAATCGTCGCACAATTAACAAATACATTGTTCCCGATGTATTGCCAACCTGCCAGCTCACCATGGGATTAACCAAGTTAGCTGAAGGCAGCCTGTGGAACACCATGCCTTGTCATACGCATGAGCGCCGGATGGAAGTCTATTTCTATTTTGATATGGATGAGGAAACGGCCGTTTTCCACATGATGGGGCAACCGCAGGAAACCCGTCACATAGTTATTAAAAACGAGCAGGCGGTGATTTCACCGAGCTGGTCGATTCATTCCGGTGTTGGCACCAGACGCTACACCTTTATCTGGGGCATGGTTGGCGAGAATCAAGTTTTCGGTGACATGGATCACGTCAAGGTTAGCGAGTTACGTTAA
- a CDS encoding carbohydrate ABC transporter substrate-binding protein, whose amino-acid sequence MKKAILHTLIASSLALVAMPSLAADQVELRMSWWGGNSRHQQTLKAIEEFHKQHPDITVKAEYTGWDGHLSRLTTQIAGNTEPDVMQTNWNWLPIFSKNGDGFYDLNKVKDSLDLTQFEAKELQNTTVNGKLNGIPISVTARVFYFNNESWAKAGLEYPKTWDELLNAGKVFKEKLGDQYYPIVLEHQDSLALLNSYMVQKYNIPAIDVKSQKFAYTDAQWVEFFGMYKKLIDSHVMPDAKYYASFGKSNMYEMKPWINGEWSGTYMWNSTITKYSDNLQPPAKLALGNYPMLPGAKDAGLFFKPAQMLSIGKSTKHPKESAQLINFLLNSKEGAQALGLERGVPLSKAAVAQLTADGIIKDDAPAVAGLKLALSLPHEVAVSPYFDDPQIVSLFGDTIQSIDYGQKSVEDAAKYFQRQSERVLKRAMK is encoded by the coding sequence ATGAAAAAAGCGATCCTACACACGTTAATAGCTTCATCTTTGGCATTAGTTGCAATGCCATCTCTGGCAGCCGATCAGGTTGAGTTGAGAATGTCCTGGTGGGGCGGCAACAGCCGTCACCAACAGACGCTCAAGGCGATTGAAGAGTTCCATAAGCAGCACCCAGACATCACCGTGAAAGCGGAATACACCGGATGGGATGGTCACCTGTCTCGTCTGACAACACAGATTGCCGGTAACACTGAGCCAGATGTGATGCAGACTAACTGGAACTGGCTGCCGATTTTCTCCAAAAACGGCGATGGTTTTTATGATCTGAACAAAGTGAAAGATTCTCTGGATCTGACCCAGTTCGAAGCAAAAGAACTGCAAAACACCACGGTTAACGGCAAGCTGAACGGTATTCCTATTTCTGTTACCGCTCGCGTGTTCTATTTCAACAACGAAAGCTGGGCAAAAGCGGGACTGGAATACCCGAAAACGTGGGACGAACTGCTGAACGCCGGTAAAGTGTTCAAAGAGAAGCTGGGCGACCAATACTACCCTATCGTGTTGGAACACCAGGATTCTCTGGCACTGCTGAACTCTTACATGGTTCAAAAATACAACATTCCTGCTATTGATGTGAAAAGTCAGAAATTCGCCTATACCGATGCACAATGGGTTGAATTCTTTGGCATGTATAAGAAACTGATCGACAGCCATGTCATGCCTGATGCGAAATACTATGCCTCTTTCGGTAAGAGCAACATGTATGAGATGAAGCCATGGATCAATGGCGAGTGGTCTGGTACTTACATGTGGAACTCCACTATCACTAAGTACTCTGACAACTTGCAACCACCAGCAAAACTGGCGTTAGGTAACTACCCAATGCTGCCTGGTGCAAAAGATGCTGGCTTGTTCTTCAAACCTGCACAAATGCTGTCTATCGGTAAGTCAACCAAGCATCCTAAAGAGTCTGCTCAGTTGATCAACTTCCTGCTGAACAGCAAAGAAGGTGCTCAGGCTTTGGGTCTGGAACGTGGTGTACCGTTGAGTAAAGCGGCTGTGGCTCAGCTGACCGCTGATGGCATCATCAAAGATGATGCTCCAGCAGTTGCCGGGTTGAAGCTGGCGCTGTCTCTGCCGCATGAAGTTGCTGTTTCTCCTTATTTCGACGACCCACAAATCGTTTCTCTGTTTGGTGATACCATCCAATCTATCGATTATGGTCAGAAATCTGTGGAAGACGCAGCGAAATACTTCCAGCGTCAATCTGAGCGTGTTCTGAAACGCGCAATGAAATAA
- a CDS encoding pectate lyase — MSIFENLYTSRKSQLDEWVAALDSHISCVQEKGRSQSQPTLLLADGFDVENYAPAVWQFPDGHSAPISNFASQQNWLRTLCAMSVVTGNDSYQQHAIAQSEYFLDHFVDDNSGLFYWGGHRFINLDTLEGEGPESKAQVHELKHHLPYYALLHRVNAEKTLNFFQGFWNAHVEDWNSLDLGRHGDYSKKRDPDVFLHNRHDVVDPAQWPVLPLTKGLTFVNAGTDLIYAAFKYAEYTGDSHAAAWGKHLYRQYVLARNPETGMPVYQFSSPQQRQPVPEDDNQTQSWFGDRAQRQFGPEFGEIAREANVLFRDMRPLLIDNPLAMLDILRTQPDAEMLNWVISGLKNYYQYAYDVTSNTLRPMWNNGQDMTGYRFKRDGYYGKAGTELKPFALEGDYLLPLVRAYRLSGDEDLYALVNTMLTRLNKEDIQHIASPLLLLTVIELADHKQSESWAHYAAQLAGVMFEQHFHRGLFVRSAQHRYVRLDDTYPLALLTFVAACRNKLNDIPPYLTQGGYVHGDFHVNGENRIVYDVELIYPELLTA; from the coding sequence ATGAGTATTTTTGAAAACTTATACACCAGCAGGAAATCGCAGCTCGACGAATGGGTTGCTGCACTTGATAGCCACATATCCTGCGTTCAGGAAAAAGGCCGCAGCCAAAGCCAACCGACGCTATTACTGGCCGATGGTTTTGATGTGGAAAATTATGCGCCTGCGGTATGGCAATTTCCGGATGGGCACAGCGCGCCTATTTCTAATTTTGCCAGCCAGCAGAATTGGCTAAGAACGCTGTGCGCCATGAGCGTCGTTACGGGTAATGATAGTTACCAACAGCACGCTATCGCACAAAGCGAATATTTCCTGGATCATTTCGTTGATGATAATAGCGGCCTGTTCTACTGGGGCGGCCATCGCTTTATTAATCTGGATACGCTGGAAGGCGAAGGGCCAGAATCCAAAGCTCAGGTGCATGAATTAAAGCACCACCTGCCCTATTACGCGCTGTTACATCGTGTTAACGCGGAAAAGACGCTGAACTTCTTTCAGGGGTTCTGGAACGCACACGTTGAAGATTGGAATTCACTGGATCTGGGTCGTCATGGCGATTACAGCAAAAAACGCGATCCTGATGTTTTCCTGCATAACCGTCATGATGTCGTCGATCCGGCACAGTGGCCCGTTCTGCCATTAACGAAAGGCCTGACGTTTGTTAATGCCGGCACGGATCTGATTTACGCCGCATTCAAATATGCAGAATATACGGGCGATAGCCATGCCGCGGCATGGGGTAAACACCTTTATCGCCAATACGTTCTGGCTCGCAACCCAGAAACCGGTATGCCGGTGTATCAATTCAGTTCACCACAGCAGCGCCAGCCAGTGCCGGAAGACGATAACCAGACGCAGTCCTGGTTTGGCGATCGCGCTCAACGCCAGTTTGGCCCAGAGTTCGGTGAAATCGCACGTGAAGCCAATGTGCTGTTCCGCGATATGCGTCCACTGCTGATTGATAACCCGCTGGCAATGCTGGATATCCTCCGCACACAGCCTGATGCAGAAATGCTGAATTGGGTAATCTCTGGATTAAAAAATTATTACCAGTACGCCTACGATGTCACCAGCAATACGTTGCGCCCGATGTGGAACAACGGGCAGGACATGACAGGCTACCGTTTTAAACGCGATGGCTATTACGGCAAAGCGGGAACGGAATTAAAACCGTTCGCATTAGAAGGTGATTATTTATTACCTCTGGTTCGTGCTTATCGTCTGAGCGGTGATGAAGACCTGTACGCACTGGTTAACACCATGCTGACACGGCTGAATAAAGAAGATATTCAGCACATCGCCAGTCCGCTACTTTTGTTGACCGTTATCGAACTGGCCGATCACAAGCAATCAGAATCCTGGGCACATTACGCCGCACAACTGGCGGGCGTTATGTTTGAACAACATTTCCATCGTGGTTTGTTTGTTCGCTCTGCACAGCATCGTTATGTTCGTCTGGATGATACCTATCCGCTGGCTTTACTGACTTTCGTTGCCGCCTGTCGCAACAAATTAAACGATATCCCGCCGTATCTGACACAAGGTGGATATGTTCACGGCGATTTTCACGTTAACGGGGAAAATAGAATTGTTTATGACGTGGAATTAATTTATCCAGAGTTATTAACAGCTTAA
- a CDS encoding porin, which translates to MKFKLLALAVTSLISVNAMAVTIDYRHEMKDTPKNDHRDRLSMSHRFANGFGLSVEAKWRQSSADSTPNKPFNETVSNGTEVVASYVYNFNKTFSLEPGFSLDSSSTSNNYRPYLRGKVNITDDLSTSLRYRPYYKRNSGDVPNASKNNQENGYNLTAVLSYKFLKDFQVDYELDYKKANKAGAYQYDNETYNFDHDVKLSYKMDKNWKPYMAVGNVADSGTNDHRQTRYRVGVQYSF; encoded by the coding sequence ATGAAATTTAAATTATTAGCTCTGGCTGTTACATCATTAATTAGTGTGAATGCAATGGCTGTAACTATCGATTACCGTCATGAAATGAAAGATACACCGAAAAATGATCACCGCGATCGTTTGTCAATGTCACACCGTTTTGCCAATGGCTTTGGTTTATCCGTTGAAGCAAAATGGCGTCAATCCAGTGCTGACAGCACACCGAATAAACCATTTAATGAAACCGTCAGCAACGGTACTGAAGTTGTCGCCAGCTATGTTTACAACTTCAACAAAACTTTTTCTCTGGAGCCAGGTTTCTCTTTAGATTCAAGCTCTACCTCTAACAACTATCGCCCTTATCTGCGCGGTAAAGTGAATATCACTGACGATCTTTCTACCTCTTTACGTTATCGTCCTTACTACAAACGTAACAGCGGTGATGTTCCAAATGCATCAAAAAACAACCAAGAGAATGGTTATAACCTAACCGCCGTTCTCAGCTATAAATTCCTGAAAGATTTCCAAGTTGATTACGAACTGGACTACAAAAAAGCAAATAAAGCCGGTGCGTATCAATACGACAATGAAACATACAATTTCGACCATGATGTAAAATTGTCTTATAAAATGGATAAAAACTGGAAGCCTTATATGGCTGTAGGTAATGTTGCAGATTCCGGCACCAACGATCATCGTCAAACTCGTTACCGTGTTGGTGTGCAATACAGCTTCTAA
- the kduD gene encoding 2-dehydro-3-deoxy-D-gluconate 5-dehydrogenase KduD has translation MILNSFDLQGKVALITGCDTGLGQGMAIGLAQAGCDIVGVNIVEPKDTIEKVTALGRRFLSLTADMSNVAGHAELVEKAVAEFGHVDILVNNAGIIRREDAIEFSEKNWDDVMNLNIKSVFFMSQAVARQFIKQGKGGKIINIASMLSFQGGIRVPSYTASKSAVMGVTRLLANEWAKHGINVNAIAPGYMATNNTQQLRADEDRSKEILDRIPAGRWGLPQDLMGPSVFLASSASDYINGYTIAVDGGWLAR, from the coding sequence ATGATTTTAAATTCTTTTGATTTGCAAGGTAAAGTTGCTCTTATCACGGGTTGTGATACGGGTTTAGGTCAGGGTATGGCTATCGGTCTGGCACAAGCTGGCTGTGATATCGTTGGCGTCAACATCGTTGAACCAAAAGATACCATCGAAAAAGTTACCGCACTGGGACGCCGTTTCCTCAGCCTGACCGCTGACATGAGCAACGTAGCGGGTCATGCCGAGCTGGTAGAGAAAGCCGTTGCTGAATTTGGTCACGTTGACATTCTGGTCAACAACGCCGGTATCATCCGTCGTGAAGATGCTATCGAGTTCAGCGAGAAAAACTGGGACGACGTCATGAATCTGAACATTAAGAGCGTTTTCTTTATGTCTCAGGCTGTTGCACGCCAGTTTATCAAACAAGGTAAAGGCGGCAAGATCATCAACATCGCCTCTATGCTGTCCTTCCAAGGCGGTATCCGCGTGCCTTCTTACACTGCGTCAAAAAGCGCCGTTATGGGTGTAACCCGTCTGCTGGCTAACGAGTGGGCAAAACACGGCATCAACGTTAACGCCATTGCTCCAGGGTACATGGCAACCAACAATACTCAGCAACTGCGCGCCGATGAAGACCGCAGCAAAGAGATTCTGGACCGTATCCCGGCTGGCCGTTGGGGTTTACCACAGGATCTGATGGGCCCATCCGTCTTCCTGGCATCCAGCGCATCTGATTACATCAATGGCTACACGATTGCCGTTGATGGTGGCTGGCTGGCTCGCTAA
- a CDS encoding cupin domain-containing protein → MRRYFIDDETPWEELGGGIKRKIMTWSDELMMVYVHFDKGAIGTPHFHEIHDQIAYVAAGSFEVVIEGEKRTLKTGDAYLAVKHEMHGVVSLEDGSVLIDAFSPKRADFL, encoded by the coding sequence ATGAGAAGATACTTTATTGATGATGAAACGCCATGGGAAGAGCTGGGCGGTGGCATTAAACGTAAAATCATGACATGGAGCGATGAGCTGATGATGGTTTACGTGCACTTTGATAAAGGTGCGATTGGTACGCCGCACTTCCATGAGATTCACGACCAGATTGCTTATGTTGCCGCTGGCAGCTTTGAAGTCGTGATCGAAGGTGAAAAACGCACCCTGAAAACGGGCGACGCCTATCTGGCGGTGAAACACGAGATGCACGGCGTGGTTTCGCTGGAAGACGGTAGCGTACTGATCGATGCTTTCTCGCCTAAGCGAGCTGATTTCCTGTAA
- a CDS encoding carbohydrate ABC transporter permease — protein sequence MADMHSNLTTAQEIAAAEVRRTLRKEKLSASIRYVILLFVGLLMLYPLAWMFSASFKPNQEIFTTLGLWPEHATWDGFVNGWKTGTEYNFGHYMINTLKFVIPKVLLTIISSTIVAYGFARFEIPWKGFWFGTLITTMLLPSTVLLIPQYIMFREMGMLNSYLPLYLPMAFATQGFFVFMLIQFLRGVPRDMEEAAQIDGCNSFQVLWYVVVPILKPAIISVALFQFMWSMNDFIGPLIYVYSVDKYPIALALKMSIDVTEGAPWNEILAMSSISILPSIIVFFLAQRYFVQGVTSSGIKG from the coding sequence ATGGCTGACATGCATTCAAACCTGACTACAGCACAAGAAATTGCTGCTGCAGAAGTACGCCGCACGCTGCGTAAAGAGAAACTCAGTGCCTCCATCCGTTACGTGATACTGCTGTTCGTTGGCTTACTGATGCTTTACCCACTAGCGTGGATGTTCTCAGCGTCGTTCAAACCGAACCAAGAGATCTTCACGACACTGGGCCTGTGGCCGGAACACGCCACATGGGACGGTTTCGTTAACGGTTGGAAAACCGGTACGGAATACAATTTCGGTCACTACATGATCAATACGCTCAAGTTCGTGATTCCGAAAGTGCTACTGACCATTATCTCTTCCACCATTGTCGCTTACGGCTTTGCCCGTTTCGAGATTCCATGGAAGGGCTTCTGGTTCGGGACGCTGATCACCACCATGCTGTTACCAAGCACCGTGTTGCTGATTCCGCAGTACATCATGTTCCGTGAAATGGGCATGCTGAACAGCTATCTGCCACTGTACTTGCCGATGGCGTTTGCAACACAAGGGTTCTTTGTGTTCATGCTGATCCAGTTCCTGCGTGGTGTACCACGTGATATGGAAGAAGCCGCCCAGATCGATGGCTGTAACTCCTTCCAGGTTCTGTGGTATGTGGTCGTGCCGATTTTGAAACCAGCCATCATCTCTGTTGCGCTGTTCCAGTTCATGTGGTCAATGAACGACTTCATCGGTCCGCTGATTTATGTCTATAGCGTGGATAAATATCCGATTGCGCTGGCGCTGAAAATGTCTATCGACGTTACTGAAGGCGCTCCGTGGAATGAAATCCTGGCAATGTCCAGCATCTCCATTCTGCCATCCATTATTGTTTTCTTCCTGGCACAGCGTTACTTCGTACAAGGCGTGACCAGCAGCGGAATTAAAGGTTAA
- a CDS encoding metal-dependent hydrolase: MTAEGHLLFSVACAILAKKVELSPALAAGDWWHIIPGALLTALLPDIDHPKSVLGQRLKWLSAPIARLFGHRGFTHSLLAIVAGIFFIQTRLPPDWPIPTDAYHAMIVGYLSHILADMLTPSGVPLLWPCRWRFRLPILNSQKGNQLERFLCIACIGFSLYQPQKNLDCCTYEQSFRFLQSAQTYFFQYVK, from the coding sequence ATGACTGCGGAAGGACACCTGCTGTTTTCTGTTGCCTGCGCGATTCTGGCTAAAAAAGTTGAGCTATCGCCAGCGCTGGCTGCCGGAGACTGGTGGCACATTATTCCCGGTGCACTCCTTACCGCGCTGCTGCCTGACATCGATCACCCAAAATCCGTTCTCGGGCAACGCCTGAAGTGGCTTTCAGCACCGATTGCCCGCCTCTTTGGGCATCGAGGATTTACCCACAGCCTTCTTGCTATCGTCGCCGGTATTTTCTTTATTCAGACGCGTCTGCCGCCAGATTGGCCGATTCCGACAGATGCCTACCATGCCATGATCGTCGGTTATCTGAGCCACATTCTCGCTGATATGTTGACCCCCTCAGGCGTTCCCCTACTCTGGCCTTGCCGCTGGCGTTTCAGGTTACCGATTTTAAACAGTCAAAAAGGCAACCAATTAGAACGCTTCCTGTGTATTGCCTGTATCGGCTTTTCGCTGTATCAACCGCAAAAAAATTTGGATTGCTGCACCTACGAACAATCATTTCGCTTCTTGCAGTCAGCACAGACGTACTTCTTCCAATACGTGAAATAG
- a CDS encoding alpha/beta hydrolase, with protein MIVRSLLVGAIMMSVNGLSYAQPVFSVWPHGEAPGASSSTAQPQVVERSKDPSLPDRAATGIRSPEITVYPAEKPNGMALLITPGGSYQRVVLDKEGSDLAPFFNQQGYTLFVMTYRMPGEGHKEGADAPLADAQRAIRTLRANAEKWHINPQRIGIMGFSAGGHVAASLGTRFAQSVYPAMDAVDNVSARPDFMVLMYPVISMQADIAHAGSRKQLIGEQPMEVQAVRYSPEKQVTDQTPPTFLVHAVDDPSVSVDNSLVMFSALRAKQIPVEMHLFEKGKHGFGLRGTKGLPAAAWPQLLDNWLRALPASNELPKAAP; from the coding sequence ATGATTGTTCGTTCTCTGCTTGTCGGGGCCATTATGATGTCTGTAAATGGATTAAGTTACGCACAACCTGTTTTCTCTGTCTGGCCACACGGTGAAGCACCGGGTGCCTCTTCTTCAACGGCACAGCCGCAAGTGGTCGAACGGAGTAAAGATCCTTCTCTTCCCGATCGAGCCGCAACGGGTATTCGCAGCCCTGAAATTACCGTTTATCCGGCAGAAAAACCCAATGGCATGGCATTACTCATTACGCCGGGCGGTTCTTATCAGCGCGTCGTGCTAGATAAAGAAGGCAGCGATCTAGCCCCTTTCTTTAATCAACAAGGCTACACCCTTTTCGTGATGACCTATCGTATGCCCGGTGAAGGCCATAAAGAAGGCGCTGACGCTCCGCTAGCCGATGCCCAACGAGCCATCAGAACACTGAGAGCCAACGCCGAAAAGTGGCACATTAACCCGCAGCGCATCGGTATTATGGGGTTCTCCGCCGGTGGTCACGTTGCCGCCAGCCTTGGAACCCGATTCGCACAGTCCGTTTACCCCGCGATGGACGCCGTTGATAACGTAAGCGCACGCCCTGACTTCATGGTGTTGATGTACCCCGTAATTTCTATGCAGGCAGATATTGCGCACGCCGGTTCACGTAAACAGTTAATCGGCGAGCAACCGATGGAAGTACAAGCGGTACGTTATTCTCCTGAGAAACAGGTTACTGATCAGACTCCCCCCACGTTTTTGGTGCATGCGGTTGACGATCCGTCAGTGTCGGTTGATAACAGCCTGGTGATGTTTAGCGCGCTGCGGGCAAAGCAGATTCCGGTCGAAATGCATCTCTTTGAGAAAGGTAAACACGGCTTCGGTCTCCGCGGCACCAAGGGGCTTCCTGCCGCTGCCTGGCCTCAACTGCTGGACAACTGGCTACGCGCTTTACCTGCAAGCAACGAATTGCCGAAAGCCGCGCCATAA
- a CDS encoding ABC transporter ATP-binding protein: MAEVIFNKLEKVYTNGFKAVHGIDLTIKDGEFMVIVGPSGCAKSTTLRMLAGLETISGGEVRIGERVVNNLAPKERGIAMVFQNYALYPHMTVKENLAFGLKLSKMPKDQIEAQVTEAAKILELEDLMDRLPRQLSGGQAQRVAVGRAIVKKPDVFLFDEPLSNLDAKLRASMRIRISDLHKQLKKSGKAATTVYVTHDQTEAMTMGDRICVMKLGHIMQVDTPDNLYHFPVNMFVAGFIGSPEMNIKPCKLVEKDGQIGVVVGNNALVLNTEKQDKVRSYVGQDVFFGVRPDYVSLSDTPFEGSHSQGELVRVENMGHEFFMYIKVDGFELTSRIPYDEGRLIIEKGLHRPVYFQFDMEKCHIFDAKTEKNISL; this comes from the coding sequence ATGGCTGAAGTTATTTTCAATAAACTGGAAAAAGTATACACCAACGGCTTCAAAGCGGTTCACGGCATCGACCTGACCATTAAAGACGGTGAGTTCATGGTTATCGTCGGCCCGTCAGGCTGTGCGAAATCAACGACGCTGCGTATGTTAGCGGGTCTGGAAACCATCAGCGGCGGTGAAGTTCGCATCGGCGAGCGCGTTGTTAACAATCTGGCACCGAAAGAGCGTGGGATTGCAATGGTGTTCCAGAACTATGCGCTCTACCCTCATATGACGGTAAAAGAGAACCTGGCGTTTGGTCTGAAGCTGAGCAAAATGCCTAAAGATCAAATTGAAGCGCAAGTAACGGAAGCAGCCAAAATTCTGGAGCTGGAAGACCTGATGGATCGTCTGCCACGCCAGCTATCTGGTGGTCAGGCGCAGCGTGTGGCCGTAGGCCGTGCCATCGTTAAAAAGCCGGATGTTTTCCTGTTTGATGAACCGTTATCTAACCTGGATGCCAAACTGCGTGCTTCCATGCGTATCCGTATTTCTGACCTGCATAAGCAGTTGAAGAAAAGCGGTAAAGCGGCAACGACGGTATATGTTACCCACGACCAGACTGAAGCCATGACCATGGGCGACCGTATCTGCGTTATGAAGCTGGGTCACATCATGCAGGTCGATACGCCGGATAACCTGTACCATTTCCCTGTCAACATGTTCGTTGCTGGCTTCATTGGCTCACCAGAAATGAACATTAAGCCGTGCAAACTGGTCGAGAAAGACGGTCAGATTGGCGTTGTTGTGGGTAATAACGCGCTGGTATTAAATACTGAAAAACAAGATAAAGTGCGCAGCTACGTAGGACAAGACGTATTCTTCGGCGTTCGCCCAGACTATGTTTCCTTGTCAGATACGCCATTTGAAGGCAGCCACTCACAGGGTGAACTGGTTCGCGTAGAAAACATGGGTCACGAATTCTTTATGTACATTAAAGTCGATGGCTTTGAATTAACCAGCCGCATTCCTTATGACGAAGGTCGGCTGATTATCGAGAAGGGACTGCATCGTCCGGTATATTTCCAGTTCGACATGGAAAAATGCCATATTTTTGATGCAAAAACAGAAAAAAATATCTCTCTTTAA
- a CDS encoding sugar ABC transporter permease — protein sequence MNENRMLGLAYISPYIIGLIVFTAFPFISSFILSFTEYDLMSPPEFTGLENYHRMFMEDDLFWKSMGVTFAYVFLTIPLKLIFALLIAFVLNFKLRGIGFFRTAYYVPSILGSSVAIAVLWRALFAIDGLLNSFLGVFGFDAINWLGEPSLALMSVTLLRVWQFGSAMVIFLAALQNVPQSQYEAAMIDGASKWQMFLKVTVPLITPVIFFNFIMQTTQAFQEFTAPYVITGGGPTHYTYLFSLYIYDTAFKYFDMGYGAALAWVLFLVVAVFAAISFKSSKYWVFYSADKGGKNG from the coding sequence ATGAATGAAAACAGAATGCTGGGGTTAGCCTATATCTCCCCCTATATTATAGGGCTGATAGTTTTTACCGCTTTCCCCTTTATTTCGTCATTTATCCTCAGTTTTACTGAGTATGATTTGATGAGTCCGCCTGAGTTTACGGGTCTTGAGAACTATCACCGTATGTTCATGGAGGATGATCTTTTTTGGAAATCAATGGGCGTCACCTTTGCCTATGTATTTCTGACCATTCCATTGAAATTAATCTTCGCACTGTTAATTGCGTTTGTACTTAATTTCAAATTACGTGGTATCGGTTTCTTCCGTACTGCTTACTATGTGCCTTCTATTCTGGGCAGCAGCGTGGCCATTGCCGTTCTGTGGCGTGCCCTATTCGCCATCGATGGCTTGCTGAACAGCTTCCTCGGCGTATTTGGCTTTGATGCCATCAACTGGCTGGGCGAACCTTCGCTGGCACTGATGTCGGTAACCCTGCTGCGCGTATGGCAGTTTGGTTCCGCCATGGTTATCTTCCTTGCTGCATTGCAGAACGTCCCGCAATCACAGTATGAAGCAGCCATGATCGACGGTGCATCCAAATGGCAAATGTTCCTGAAAGTAACGGTTCCACTGATTACGCCGGTTATTTTCTTTAACTTTATCATGCAGACCACTCAGGCATTCCAGGAGTTTACGGCACCTTACGTCATCACTGGCGGCGGTCCAACGCACTACACCTATCTGTTCTCGCTCTATATCTATGATACCGCGTTCAAGTATTTCGATATGGGCTATGGTGCTGCGCTGGCATGGGTTCTGTTCCTGGTTGTTGCGGTATTTGCGGCAATCTCCTTTAAGTCGTCGAAATACTGGGTGTTCTACTCCGCTGATAAAGGAGGAAAAAATGGCTGA